TTACTGTCGCGACGTGGTTGAAGGTACCTCAGAAGTTTGAACGCAGCGTCGTGTTTCATCGTTCACGAGCGTGGACGGATGCGGCCAGTCGCGGTTACGAATTGCTGATCGAAGATGGCAAACTTAGCGCGGCACTGATTCACTTCTGGCCAGGTAACGCCATTCGAATTGTCGCGAAGAACGAGCTGCCGATTAACGAATGGGTTCATGTTGCGATCACGTACGATGGTTCCAGCAAGGCGGCCGGGCTAGAAATTTGGGTGAATGGGCAGGCCATCGAAACGGAGGTCGTGCGAGACAAGCTGTACAAAAACATCACAGGCGGTGGTGGCGATAACATCAATATCGGCGAACGCTTCCGCGATAAGGGCTTCGCGAAGGGGCAGGTTGACGACTTCAAAGTGTTCGACCGGGAACTCACGGCGCTGGAAGTGCAGCATCTGTTTACCGGTCAAGCAGCTAGTGAAGCGTTGTCTGCAGCTGTTGATTCGGCCACTCCTGCGGAGCCCGAACTTGTGCGATTTGCCATGGCGGTGTCGGACCCCGTCTACAAAGGACGACTCAATAATTTGCAATCGGCTCGCGAAGCTTTCGCCAAACTGCAGGACAGCGTTCAGGAAATCATGGCAATGAACGAATTGCCAACACCTCGACAGGCATACGTGCTGACTCGAGGCGCCTACGATGCTCATGGTGACCCGGTATCGTCGGATGTGCCTGCCGCGTTGCCGCCGCGAAGAGAAAACATGCCGCCGAATCGATTAGGCTTAGCAAGATGGCTCACGTCGGACGAACATCCGCTGACTGCGCGAGTTGCCGTTAACCGCTTTTGGCAGGCGTGCTTTGGGAACGGCCTGGTCCGCACTCCGGAAGACTTCGGCAGTCAGGGAATGGCGCCAACGCATCCCGAGCTTTTGGATTGGTTGGCGGACGATTTTCGTCGCCACGGTTGGGACGTAAAGCGTCTGTTGAAGCAGATGTTGATGTCAGCCACGTACCAGCAAAGCAGCGACGTTGACGCGGAGCAGCACCGCAAGGATCCGGAAAACCTGTTGCTGTCGCATGCACCCGTGTATCGGCTGACAGCGGAAATGCTGCGAGACAACGCTCTGGCCTCCAGTGGACTATTAAAGAATCAGCTCGGCGGCGCTCCAGTGCGGCCGTACGAATTGGCAGCGTCGTTCAAGCCTTCGACTCCCGACAAAGGGGCTGGCTTGTATCGCCGCAGCCTGTACACGTACTGGAAACGAACCGCGCCCGCTCCGATGATGATGACGCTGGACGCGAACAAGCGTGAAGTTTGTCGAGTCAAACGAGAACGCACGGCGTCGCCGCTGCAGTCATTGGTCGTCATGAACGGGCCTCAGTTTGTCGAAGCAGCCCGCGCACTGGCAGACACGCTGATGCAGAAGCACGATGACGACAATAATGCAATTTTGACGGACATGTTCCGCCGCCTTACGAGTCGTCAACCGTCAGATCACGAACGCGACGTCCTGCTGCAATTGCAGAAGTCGCAACAGGCTCATTTCGCCAACAACGCGGAAGAGGCGGACAAATATCTGTCCGTCGGCGACGCAAAACCTACTTCGATAGACAAAGCTCGACTGGCCGCGTGGGCCAGTGTGGCCAATACTCTGTATGCCTTTGACGAATGCATGATGAAACGATGAATAATCTGTCAACAAACCTTTGCACCGGATTCGCCAATGGCCGTTCCATGTCGCGCCGCGACGTGCTGCAGAACTTCGGCATGGGACTGGGGGGTATCGCGCTGGCAGATATGCTGACGTCGCAGGCTGGCGGGTCGGAGACGGCGACCAACGTTCAGTTGCCGCGGAAAGCCAAGCGAGTCATCTACTTATTCCAGAGTGGCGGGCCGTCACAAATGGATCTGTACGATTACAAGCCGTTGCTGAATCAGAAGCAGGGTGAAGAGCTTCCGGAAGAAGTCAGGAAAGGGCAGCGTCTAACGGGGATGAGCGGCAATCAGTCGTCGTTGCCGCTGGTTGGGTCGCCTTTCAAATTTGAGCAGCATGGTGACAGCGGTGCATGGTTCAGTGACCGGCTGCCTCACCTTGCGGAGATCGCCGACGATCTGTGCTTTGTGAAGTCTATGCACACTCCGGCGATCAACCACGGCCCCGGCGTGACGTTTATGCAAACGGGTAGTCAGTTTCCCGGTCGGCCCAGCATGGGAGCCTGGCTGGACTACGGTTTGGGCACCGAGAATAACAATCTGCCTTCGTTTGTTGTGATGGTCACGAAGGATAAAGGCGGCCAGCCGCTGGTGTCTCGCCTGTGGGGCAGCGGCTTTCTGCCGTCACGTCATCAAGGCGTTCGGTTCCGAGCGGGCGACGAACCGGTGCTGTATGTCAACAACCCGGCGGGCCTGAGTTCCGGCAGCAAACGAAGAATGCTGGACGCGCTGAACGAACTGCACACAGCTCAAACCGCCAACCGAGTGGACCCGGTCCTGGAAACAGAGATCGCTCAACACGAACTCGCGTTTCGCATGCAGACATCGATTCCTCAAGTGACCGACGTGTCGTCCGAGCCGGACCACATTTTCAAGATGTATGGCGACGACGCGAAGACGCCCGGAACGTTCGCCGCCAACTGTCTGTTGGCTCGACGACTGTGCGAACAGGGAGTGCGTTTTATTCAGTTGTACCATCCGGGCTGGGACCAGCATGGCGGACTGCCCGGCGGAATCAGCAATCAGTGCAAACAAACCGATCAGGCATCGGCCGCGTTGGTGATGGATCTCAAACATCGAGGCCTTCTGGACGACACGCTGGTGTTTTGGGGCGGTGAATTCGGCCGCACAAATTATTGTCAGGGCCACTTATCGAAGAACTTTGGCCGTGATCATCATCCTCGCTGCTTCACCATGTGGTTCGCAGGCGGCGGCATCCGTCCCGGGACAACATACGGCGAAACTGACGACTGGTGCTACAACGTGGCAACGAACCCAGTATCCGTTCACGACCTACACGCGACGTTGCTGCATTTGCTGGGCATCGACCACAAAAAGCTAACCTACCGCTATCAGGGCCGCCGCTTCAGACTGACGGACGTGCACGGCGAAGTGATTGAAGACGTGCTCGCGTAGAAACAGTCTGATGAACGGTGCCGGTTGTATCTCAACACCGCACCGATTTCGTGGGTGGCTCGGTAGTTTGATGCTGAACCACAGCCACACGCAAGTTTGCAACAAGCCGGGCTCGTCGCGATCAGTAGATCCTGTTGCTTTTCTGCTTCACGCGCCTCACGACGGCTTAGCAGAGTTGGCTTCGGTATCGATTGGCAGTACGGCGATAAAGCGATTGCCGGTGTCCAGGGTTTCCTGAGTCAGGATGCCATTATGCATTCGGACAATTTGCCAGCAGTGACACAGGCCGAAACCCAGGCCGCGTCCCGCCTGGCGGCCGGAATAGAACGGATCAAACAGATGTCGACGGATTTCCACCGGGATCTCAGGCCCATTGTCCGTCACAGAAACGCTGGCCGCGTAGGACGCTTCACGCCGAATTTCCACCGTCACGTGACCACCGCCTTCAAGATTCTGCACGGCCTCACAAGCGTTGCGGATGAGGTGTGCAATTAGCGTTGAAAGCTGAGCCTGGTCGCCGAAGGCCAGAATGTCTTCGTGAGAGGCCGTTACCGTGATGATGCGACCGAATGTTGCATTCAGGTTGGATACGATTTTCTTCGTGATGCCGACCAGACCGCACTGAGAAAATTCAGGCTGTGGCGGGCGAGCGAACAGCATGGTGTCGCCGATCATGTCGCGGATTCGCCAGGCCTGAGCTCCGATGGTTTCGAGCGCCTGCCGATGGTCGGCTCGATCTTCACGTTTCAGCAGCAGCTGAGTCTGGCCGATAATGCTGCCCAGCGGGTTGTTGATTTCATGGCCGGCACCGGCAGCGAACTCCGCCATGGCTTCCATGTGTTCGGGATTCGCGAAGGACGTGATCGGCGTCGTCCAGCGAGACAGCAGCTTGCGGCTAAGATCCTGGATTAATTCGATGCGTTCTTCGTCAACGGTCGCTTCGTCGACATTCACCAGCACCACCGAAAAGTGTTCCGGCCAGCACAGGATCAGGTTCGGATCTTCAATCGAACACGGACCGCCCTTTGAGTACAGCCGCTCCGGCCGCATCAGCATGGCGAAACCGGCGGTCTCACGCCCAACGTAGATCGTCAGGTGACTGTCTTCGCGCTGGCCATGAGCCACGATGCAGGAGGTCGTGGAATCGAAAACGGCCACAGAAACGCGGTCGGCTCCGACGAAATTCATCCACGCCGCCGCGCAGGCCAGCGCGGCGTCTTCAGCGGTCGAAGGAGAGACCAGAGCCTGCAGGATCTCCAGATCCCAGTCTTCCTGGTCACTGTCATCCGGCCCTGTGAACGAGCTTCGATTGTTGGCGCTCATACAAGCCGGACTCGACACATACCTAAATAAAAACAGCGGTCACCCCAAGGCGACCGCTGGAAAATCCGTACTGCTTCTGTACCAAATCCTATGCCGTCAGTTGCTCGATGTCCAGCAGACGACAGATCCGCTCGATCAACGCATCGACCTCAAACGGCTTCTGCATGAAATGATCGGCTCCGGAATCCTTCAGGTCCTGGATCTTGTCCTGTTCAACCATTCCACTGATGCAAATGATACGGACGTCATCCAATGCTGAATCGCTGCGGACTCGCTGACACACTTCTTTACCGTTGATGTCCGGCAGCATCACATCCAGAACGATAATGTCCGGATGATACTCTTTTACCATCATGCCCGCGTCAAAGCCGTTGTTGGCCATTCGCGTTTCGAACCGACCGTCCGCCTCAAGGGCGTCGACGATCAATTCCACCAATTCTTCATCGTCGTCCACAATCAGCGCCTTGCGTTTACCGCTTTCCAGCGCGTCTGTGGGGATCCCGTTATCCTTCATAAACTTATAAAGAATGTCGCGAGGAATGCGACGAAAACGAGAACCTGGTACCCGAAATCCTTTGAGCTGACCGGAGTCAAAGCAGCGAATAATAGTCTGCTGGCTTACCTTGCAGATTTTCGCGGCTTCTCCTGTCGTAAAGACTGTCTTCATGCTTCACAATCCGTTCTGTGATGAGCGATGACCTGCCTTGCGGCAGTTGTGCAAATCCGACCCCGGTCGGATACCATCCGTGTATCGCCAGGAACAAAAAAAGTTCGACCCAAAGTAACAGCTAGTCCAACACCCGGACGTCACTGCTCGTGTGGACAATCAAACTGTCGAACCTCGCCAGACCAACTGACTCATGGTAGTCCCCCTAGCTTTCTTGTTCCTCAACACCGCCGATTGTATCTAAACCGGGAAGTCGGTCAACGGCAGTTTGGTGCTGTAGTCCACCCGGTTTAACTCACTTGCAGAAACTGCTGAAAGTCGCCCATTTGGAGTTTGGCAAGACGGGCAGCTTCGGCGATTCCCGCGTCTGGGGCGAACCTCAACCGCTTTCTGTAAAACAGGTTACGGCGAGACCGAAGTCGCACGGTCGGACGGGTCGCTGTTCTTCAGATACATCATCAAAACTGCGATGTCCGCCGGAGTGATGCCGCTTACCCGGCTCGCCTGACCAACGGTGGACGGACTTATTTTGCTTAATTTCTCACGCGCTTCGTGGCGAAGTTGTGGCACGCCGGTGAATTGGAACGAATCAGGGATCCGAATACTGTCGACTTTCTGCAGCTTCGCAATTTCGCCCTCCTGCCGCCGGATATAGCCCGCATATTTGACTTCTATCTCCGCGTGCTGCGTGCAGCGTTCGGGCAGCCCCATTTCGGCAAGCTGCGGACAGTATTCTTCCAACGTGTGCCACGTTGTTTCCGGGCGACGTAACCATTCGCTCAGCGATTTGCCACGATAGCGGAGCGTTTCGACGGCAGCGAGCGCTCGCTGAACTTCGGCTTCGTACGTAAGAAAGGCCTGCTTTCGCGTTTCGTCGACGGTGCCGAGTTCGATTCCGAGTGGCGTGAGTCGCCGGTCTGCGTTGTCCTGCCTTAACAGCATCCGGTATTCGGCTCGAGACGTGAACATCCGATACGGTTCATCCACGCCTTTGGTGACGAGGTCGTCAATGAGCACTCCCAGATACGCCTGGTTTCTGTCCAGTACGAATTCGCTGCCGTCGCGGATTTTGAGAGCTGCGTTGATCCCGGCCAGTAAGCCCTGTCCGGCCGCTTCTTCGTAACCCGTCGTGCCATTTAATTGGCCGGCAAAGTACAAGCCTTCAACCTTGCGAGTTTCCATCGTAGGGAACAGTTGCGTTGGCGGTGCAAAGTCGTATTCGACGGCGTAACCGAATCGCATGATGTCGGCGTTTTCCAAGCCGGGGATTAATCGGATCATGCCGTCCTGAACGTCGCGCGGAAGGCTGGTCGAAATCCCGTTGCAGTAGTATTCCAGAGTGTTCCGGCCTTCTGGTTCCAGAAAAATCTGGTGCGATTGCTTTTCGGCGAAACGAACCACCTTGTCTTCAATGGACGGGCAGTATCGTGGACCGGTCGATTCGATCTGACCGGAATACATGGGAGACCGCGACAGGTTGGCTTTGATCAAATCGTGTACTGCGGGCGTCGTTTCTGTCAGGTGACAGGGGATTTGTTCCTGTTCGATCCGTTCAGTCATGTACGAAAACGGCTGAGGTATTTCGTCGCCCGGCTGTTCTTCGCATTTCGAAAAATCGATCGTGCGACCGTTGATACGAGCTGGAGTGCCGGTCTTGAATCGCTGGAGTTCGAAGCCGAGTTGCAGCAATTCGCCCGACATACCGTGAGCCGCTTTTTCGCCCGCTCGCCCACCTTCCGTTTGCGTTTCGCCCGTGTGCATGATCGCTTTCAGGAAGGTGCCGGTTGTCAGGATGACGGCCTTCGCAGAATACACGACGCCTCCGGCAGCTCGCACGCCGACCACTTTGCCGTCGGCCGTTTCCAGCCCTTCGATCAATTCCTGACGCAGACTCAGATTCGGCTGCTGCTCGACTCGCCACTTCATTTCGAACTGGTAGCCCTTTTTGTCCGCCTGAGCTCGCGGGCTGTGCATCGCCGGGCCTTTGCCGCTGTTCAGCATTCGAAACTGAATGCCGGTGGCGTCGATGACCTTTCCCATTTCGCCGCCCAAAGCGTCGATTTCACGGACAATCTGCCCCTTTGCGACGCCGCCAATCGCAGGATTGCAGCTCATTTGAGCCACCGTATCGCAGCTCATCGTCAGCAAGGCCGTCTTGGCGCCAAGTCGAGCCGCCGCCAGGGCAGCCTCCACTCCGGCATGGCCGGCACCGACGACAACAACGTCAAATTCGTAGGGGGAATTCATTAGGCAAACAGTTTTCGTAGTTCAGACGTTCAATCACTGCGGGCGGACAGGCCGTCCCATCGCGCAGAGTGAGATCATACGGATCTGCGAAATGAGTTACCGATGCGTAAGCCTGACTTTTCGCAGAACCCGCCTTCTTTTGCACCAACTTACCATTACCACGAAATCGTCGGTACGGTTTGGCCCGCGCGGTAGGTTTCTGCCTGCGGTTGCAGGACGCTCATCGCATTGGCCTGAGCGGTCGATCGCAGGTCGGCGGATCCGCCCCACGGAACGGGGGTTACCGTCAGGCCGTCGTCGGTCTGCTCCAGGCGACTCGGGAAATAAGTCGGGCGATCGCCTTTGACGGTGACATCTTCGGTCAGCCGCCCCAGCACGGTTTGAGGCATCGGGTTGGCGTGCCCGGCAAACTGCCTCATGGCCGCTCGCACGAACAGTTCAAAACACACCATGCTGCTGACCGGGTTGCCTGGCAAACCGAATACCCAGCAATGACGGTCAGCCGTTTTCAATTGGCCAAACCAAAGTGGTTTGCCGGGCTTCATCTGAATTTTGTGGAACACCTGCTCAACGCCCGCTGCCTGAAGTTCGGCGGGCACAAGGTCCAGCGTCCCGGCGGAGACGCCTCCTGACAACAGCAGAAAATCGCATTCCAGGCCCTGCTGAATTTTCGGTCGAAGGTCGTCCTGAGTGTCTCGGGCAACTCCGAGTGGGACCGGCGTTCCGTGGGCTCTTTGAATCTGGCTAACCAGCATCGGTTCATTGGAATTGCGAATCCGCCCCGGCGTAAGCGGCTGATCGATCGGCAGCAATTCGTCACCCGTCGCAAGAACGCTTATCGTCGGACGGCGGAAAGTTGGCACGTTTGCAACTCCGAATTCCGCCAGCACAGCAATGTGCTGAGGCTGCAGCAACGTCCCGGCCGCCATCAATGGCTCACCTGTCTTCGCCGCGGAACCCTGCCGCAGGACGTTTCGTTCCGCCGCAACATCGCCGCCGTTGACAACGACTGAGTCTGGCATAGCTTCGTCGAACTGAACACGTTCGATCGGTACAACGCAATCAGCGCCCAGTGGAATCGGAGCGCCCGTCATGATCCTCGCCGCATCGTCTTTCGCGGTATGGCTCGGAACGGTGCCAGCTGTGATCGTTTCCAGCACTCCCAGCGTTCGTTCAACGCCTTCTTCGAACGCGGCGCTGTTGACGGCGAAGCCATCCATCATCGCTTTATCGAAAGGCGGCGAATCGTGCGGCGTTTTTAGATCTTCCGCGAGCACAAGGTTAAGGCAGTCCTGCAACGGGACGGCAGCCGCAGGACCGGGCTGCACATGCTTAAGGATTTGTTGAAGAGCTTCGTCGACAGTGAGCATGATGAATGAGTGTATTGTTGAATAGGTGACGAACTGCGGCGCGGGAGCTTCAAATTCAAACAAGATCGAAGCCCGACGAAAGTGAACCGGACGCAAACGCACGCGGATGAAACACGCTTCATCGATGTCAGGTTTGGTTTGTCGTGGCTTACGCTTGACCTTCTGTGACTTTAACCACGCGGTCTGTGTCCGGGACGTTCACTTGCTGAGTTTCGCCGCCGGGCCATGTGATTTCTACCGACTTCACAGTGTCAAATTCTCCCAGCCCGAAGGTTAGAGGTAATTCGACCTGTGACTGGTAACTACATGTTGGCATCACAGTTCTGGTTAGCACGGTGTCGTCCGGCAACGTTACCTTCACGGTTGCACCGATGGCATCTCGGTTCGACGAAGTGCCTGTCAATTGAAATCGCAGCCAGTGATGGCCGGTGCTCTGATCATTTCGCAGAAGTCTGGGTTTGTTACCGGATGCGAACAATAAGAGGTCCACATCGCCATCACCGTCGATGTCCGCTCGCGTTGCCCCACGGCCCACCATCCGCTTCACAAATTCCGGTCCCAGAATGTCGTCCGGCACCACCATGAATTCGTTGTCGTACTCGCTGCCGCAATTCCACAAAACCTGAGGCGGTTGTTCGTAGTGTTGGCTGGACTGCACTTTTTGAATGTCGTCTTCCAGATGCCCGTTGCAGGCGAAGATGTCCAGCCGCGTGTCCAGGTCAAGGTCTGCAAACATCACGCCGAACGTCAATTCAACCCGCGTCACCGGGCCAATCCCGTTACTGACCGCTTCGTCACGAAACACGGGCAGCGGCAAACCAGGCGTTTGGCACACGTACAACGCCGTCATTTCGTTGGCAAAGTTGCCGATCGTGATGCCGACCGCATCGGTATTGCGAAAGTATCCAGCATCGATGCCCATCGCGCCGCGAGCTCCCCCGCTGTTGTCGAAGGCGATGCCGGACGTGGCCGCGTTTTCTGCGAATGAGCCGTTTGGTTGATTGATCAGCAGCAGATTTTGAACAGTATCGTTCGCGATGATCACGTCCAGGCGACCGTCGGCCGTTACGTCTGCGAAGGTCAGGCCGAGGGACTTGGCCAGCGGCTCGCCGGTATCAGCATTGGCAATCTGGATGCCCGCTTCCTGCGATACGTCGCTAAACTTGCCATCGCCGTCGTTGCGGTACAGCACCGGAAACGCGCCGCGAAAGTCGGTCGGACGTCCGTACGCTCGCAAGCTTCCATCAAGAGTGAACTCCATCGATCGGTCTTTTTCCGGCGACCACTCCAAATAGTTTGCCACCATCAAATCCAGATCGCCGTCGAGATCGTAGTCGAACCACCCGCAGCTCGTTCCCCACTGGTCGTCTGCCCCAGCAACACCGGCCTTTTCGGTCACGTCGACAAACTTTCCAGCTCCCTGGTTGTGGAACAGGCGATTCTTTCCCACAGCCGTGAAGTACAGATCGACTTTGCCATCGTTATCGAAATCGCCGCAGGCGACTCCGTTGCCGTAAAAGGAAACGTCCAGCCCAGAACCGGGCGTGACGTTTGTGAAGTTTCCTTTTCCGTCGTTTTCATACAACGCCTGAGTCGGTAACTCAGTTGGTTGAGGCGTCGTCCACGGCCAGACGGTGGAGTTCACGCAGACGATGTCCTGATCGCCGTCACCGTCGAAGTCGAAGAACGCTCCTCCGCCGCTCATCGTTTCCGGCAGCAGCTTTTCACCCGCCGCGCCGTTTTTGTGAACGAAGTCGATGCCGGCCGCCTGGGTAATGTCCGTAAATCGGATCTCAGGAATTTGCAGTTCCGGCAGTTCCCGTTCCTGTGGCAGAGCACTTTGTTCTTCTTTTTCGGGCGCAGCAATTTCTTCGGTCTGCTGCATCACGTAGGCGATCCCTGCCACGCTTGCCAACAGGGCCAGCACAACCACTGAGAACTTCATCGCCTTGCCGACGACGTCATCGTTTTCTGGTATATCGTTGCTCATTGAACCTTCAATTCGTAAATCACCAGCGGTTCCGCGGCCGCGTTGGCCGCCGGGTATTTCTTTCGAGCGATTCCGACCGCCTGGCCGCGAGCCGTGTCATCGGGCTTGTACTTGGTGTGCAAGCGGCGATGTTCGGCCGATAGTTCGGTGTCGCCAAGAAGGCTGTACAGCTGAGCGAGGTTGTGATGTGCGTCGACGTTTTCGCTGTCATCTTTCAGCGTCCGCCGAAATACCGCCACTGCTTCTTCCAGCCGACTTCGACGTTCATCCGCCCGCCGTTCGCCTCGAATATTTGTTGCCTGCGTGAAGATCGCCTGCCCCAGCAAATTGTTAACCACGTAGTCGCGGCTGAAATCGAAGCCGCGACGAACCGTATCCGCCGTGCGATAGTTCAACACCTGTCGGAAATTTTCTTCGGCCTGCTTGTGGTAGCCTTGCTGAGTGTTCAACACGCCGCTTAGCCACGCCAGCGTCCATGGTGGAGCCGCGGGATCGGTGTGTTCGGACGCTCGCTTCACGGCAGCGACGGCTTCATCCAGTTGGCCGTCGCCTGCTTCCTGCAGCAATACTCGAGCCAAATTCAGAGGCCCGTCATAGCGGCCCAGTTCTTCAACCTTCCGGAACGCTTCCGCCGCCTGTTTAAGTTCTGCCTTCCCTTTTAGCAGCATGCCGATGCCGTAATCGTTCCACCGCTGCCATTCCGGAAAGCCGTCGTCCGCTTCAGGAGTCGCTGCGACGTCCGCAACGCCCTGCACCGGAAATGTGACGTGGTCCTCAGCCAATACGGTGATTGGAAGTTCGTTACGGTACGGTTCCCCGTCGACGTGTCCACGGATCGGTTCCGCCTTCATTGCTGTTAGCGATTTGTCCACGATCTCCATGTACGTCGAATCGAACTTGCGATACAGCAACCGCACGGTGACATCGATCGGCGCGTTGACATCGTCTGGAACCTGAAGCGAATAGTGCACGGTCTGGCCCGCTCCGGGCGGAATCTGATGACTATACAGCGGCACAAAAATGTCTTGTGCGTTTCGGCGGTCGATGCGGTTGCCAAAGCGATCCAGCATGAATGTGTTCACGAAATGTGACCACGGATCGACGCTGTTGTCGTCATGCATTTGCCCGCTGACACCGACGATTCGATCGCCGGATTTCGCCGTCACTTCAAGCCAGATTTCGTTCGAATCCGACGTGCCCTGAGTGAAGTGATGCCCCATCTTTAGCGTGCGAATTACGGTTTCCAGCAGGTATCGTTCGCCCGGCTGCAGCGTTGGCACGTTGGCGCCGATGGGAGCCACCAGTTCGCCATCGATTGTGCCGCCTTTGCGAATTCCAAACAGATCGACTCGCATCACGCCGTTCAGGAAGTCCTGATGCGCCTTCACGATGTCTTCGCGATCACGCAGCCAGGCCATCGCGGTGTTGGCCGATGGGAACAGATGATTGTGAATTTTCAATTCCCCCGATTCGTCAAAGACCTGAGCACCAAAATCGTCCGACGCATGAGTCGGCATGTGGCATTCGTTGCAATTGTTTTGCGCTTCGGGCGGATAGTAAAAACTGCGAGCTCCATGCCCCGACACGCCGCTTAGCAACCAGCTGTCATGATGATTCTGCCCACGCAGCCATTCGCGGTAGTGGTTCAGTTCGTACGGCAGATTGACTTTGTGGCAACTGCTGCAGAATTCCGCCGACTTGTGAAGCGGCTTCAGAAACGTTTTCTTGTGAAACGATGGCTTCGCCTTCACCAGTTGATTGTTAACCCACTGCAGCAGTTCGTTGTCACTGTGAGCAAACGGGTAATGCTGAGGTTCCTCAATCGTGAAGTCAGCATTTCCTTCGCTGCTATTCACATGCGTGACCGCGTGACAAACGGTGCAGGTGATGCCTGACTGCGATGTCGGATGGTTGAGCATGTCGAAGTCAGGGTCATCGAACGCACCGCTGAAAAACGGCACGGGGTCGTGACAGCCGGCGCACCAGCGAGACGCCTTGACGCTGCCATCTCGTTTTAACGACAGCTCGCGAGTTTCTGCCACGCTGGCCAGATACATCGGGTTGTTAAACGAACTGAAACGATGAACGCTGTCGGACCATTCTTTATGAGAATCCTGATGGCACTTCAGGCAGTATTGGTTCATGTCCAGTGTCTTTGCCGGAATGAATTTGCCCGAAGACGTTCGCGCCAGCGAAGGTTTGAAATACTCAGTACCGGATTCCGGGCCGACGGCG
This DNA window, taken from Fuerstiella marisgermanici, encodes the following:
- the glp gene encoding gephyrin-like molybdotransferase Glp — encoded protein: MLTVDEALQQILKHVQPGPAAAVPLQDCLNLVLAEDLKTPHDSPPFDKAMMDGFAVNSAAFEEGVERTLGVLETITAGTVPSHTAKDDAARIMTGAPIPLGADCVVPIERVQFDEAMPDSVVVNGGDVAAERNVLRQGSAAKTGEPLMAAGTLLQPQHIAVLAEFGVANVPTFRRPTISVLATGDELLPIDQPLTPGRIRNSNEPMLVSQIQRAHGTPVPLGVARDTQDDLRPKIQQGLECDFLLLSGGVSAGTLDLVPAELQAAGVEQVFHKIQMKPGKPLWFGQLKTADRHCWVFGLPGNPVSSMVCFELFVRAAMRQFAGHANPMPQTVLGRLTEDVTVKGDRPTYFPSRLEQTDDGLTVTPVPWGGSADLRSTAQANAMSVLQPQAETYRAGQTVPTISW
- a CDS encoding CRTAC1 family protein translates to MSNDIPENDDVVGKAMKFSVVVLALLASVAGIAYVMQQTEEIAAPEKEEQSALPQERELPELQIPEIRFTDITQAAGIDFVHKNGAAGEKLLPETMSGGGAFFDFDGDGDQDIVCVNSTVWPWTTPQPTELPTQALYENDGKGNFTNVTPGSGLDVSFYGNGVACGDFDNDGKVDLYFTAVGKNRLFHNQGAGKFVDVTEKAGVAGADDQWGTSCGWFDYDLDGDLDLMVANYLEWSPEKDRSMEFTLDGSLRAYGRPTDFRGAFPVLYRNDGDGKFSDVSQEAGIQIANADTGEPLAKSLGLTFADVTADGRLDVIIANDTVQNLLLINQPNGSFAENAATSGIAFDNSGGARGAMGIDAGYFRNTDAVGITIGNFANEMTALYVCQTPGLPLPVFRDEAVSNGIGPVTRVELTFGVMFADLDLDTRLDIFACNGHLEDDIQKVQSSQHYEQPPQVLWNCGSEYDNEFMVVPDDILGPEFVKRMVGRGATRADIDGDGDVDLLLFASGNKPRLLRNDQSTGHHWLRFQLTGTSSNRDAIGATVKVTLPDDTVLTRTVMPTCSYQSQVELPLTFGLGEFDTVKSVEITWPGGETQQVNVPDTDRVVKVTEGQA
- a CDS encoding tetratricopeptide repeat protein, giving the protein MTSETASAAPDRAPAEKKIVRKAIGPRLRIVFNIMLVLLALIAANSAYLIGVKTLEWWTHQTYQDYFYICMFLMHIIVGLMIVVPFLAFGILHMRNTKDRKIRRTVNIGYALFAVCIVILLSGFALVRIEGVLDLKHPAARATMYWAHVACPIVGLWLYWLHRLVGPKMRWKQGLAFGGLASAAALMMIVLQSQDPRQWNAVGPESGTEYFKPSLARTSSGKFIPAKTLDMNQYCLKCHQDSHKEWSDSVHRFSSFNNPMYLASVAETRELSLKRDGSVKASRWCAGCHDPVPFFSGAFDDPDFDMLNHPTSQSGITCTVCHAVTHVNSSEGNADFTIEEPQHYPFAHSDNELLQWVNNQLVKAKPSFHKKTFLKPLHKSAEFCSSCHKVNLPYELNHYREWLRGQNHHDSWLLSGVSGHGARSFYYPPEAQNNCNECHMPTHASDDFGAQVFDESGELKIHNHLFPSANTAMAWLRDREDIVKAHQDFLNGVMRVDLFGIRKGGTIDGELVAPIGANVPTLQPGERYLLETVIRTLKMGHHFTQGTSDSNEIWLEVTAKSGDRIVGVSGQMHDDNSVDPWSHFVNTFMLDRFGNRIDRRNAQDIFVPLYSHQIPPGAGQTVHYSLQVPDDVNAPIDVTVRLLYRKFDSTYMEIVDKSLTAMKAEPIRGHVDGEPYRNELPITVLAEDHVTFPVQGVADVAATPEADDGFPEWQRWNDYGIGMLLKGKAELKQAAEAFRKVEELGRYDGPLNLARVLLQEAGDGQLDEAVAAVKRASEHTDPAAPPWTLAWLSGVLNTQQGYHKQAEENFRQVLNYRTADTVRRGFDFSRDYVVNNLLGQAIFTQATNIRGERRADERRSRLEEAVAVFRRTLKDDSENVDAHHNLAQLYSLLGDTELSAEHRRLHTKYKPDDTARGQAVGIARKKYPAANAAAEPLVIYELKVQ